The Euzebyales bacterium DNA window ACACCGAGTAGACCGATGTAGTGCGCGAGCATCTCGAGCGTGTCGGCACCGGCGTGCATGACACAGGTTTGCGCATCGGCCGGCTCGACGCGCACGGCGGTCGGCAGGCGGTCCGCCACCGCCGCCACCGGTGCATGCAACCGAACACGGGCTCGGTACCGCCACATCGCCGACTCGACGCCGCTGGTCACGTAGCTGGCGACGTCCCCGCGGTCGGGGAGTGCCCGTGGCGTGAACCGCGGTCCCGTCGGCGTACGCGGCGCGATCCGGTCGACGCGGAAGGTCCGCCAGTCGTCCCGGTCGACATCCCACGCGACCAGATACCAGTGCCCTCGGGTGTGCACGAGACGGTACGGCTCCGCGCGTCGCACCCTGGCCGCGCCGTCGTGGGTGCGGTAGTCGAATCGCAGCTGTTCGTGGCCGCGGCATGCGCCGGCGACGGTGGTGAGCACGTCAGCGTCGACCGTCGGTCCACGGCCGTGCACCGCGACCGTGTAGGCATGCAGAGCGTGCACTCGATGACGCAGCCGCGAGGGCAGCACCTGCTGCACCTTGGCCAGTGCCCGCAGGACGTCTCCTCGATGCCGGCGACCGTGCCGCCCGCGGCTGTGCGCAAGCCGACCGCGACCGCGACGGCCTCATCGTCGTCAAGCAGCAGCGGCGGGAGCGACGCGCCGGCACCGAGCTCGTAGCCGCCGGCTACGCCGGGTTTGCCATGGACGGGGTATCCGAGGCTGCGCAGGCGTTCGACGTCGTTGCGCACCGTTCTGGTCGTGACACCGAGCCGGTCGGCGAGCTGTGGTCCGCTCCAGCCGCGGCGTGCCTGCAGCAACGACAACAGGCGTAGCAGCCGGGCCGACGTGTCCAACATCTTCCGTCGAGGGTATCCGATTGCGGAACGGACTCGTCCGCGTTGGTTTCTACAGTGCGTGCGTACCTGTACAGCGGCCCGACAGGAACCGGCGATGGACACCGACATACGGCCCTTCCGCATCGACATCCCGCAGGCTGATCTCGGCGACTTGCACCGCCGCCTTGCGCGGACCCGCTGGCCCGACGAACTGCACGATGTCGGCTGGAGCCGCGGTGTGCCGCTCGGCTACCTCAGGAACCTCGCCGACCACTGGCGCAACGGCTACGACTGGCGCGTGCATGAGGCCAATCTCAACGAGTTCGCACAGTTCACCACGTTCATCGATGGCCAGCGCATTCACTTCTTGCACGTCCGGTCGCCGCGGCCTCACGCGCTGCCCCTCCTGCTGTGCCACGGTTACCCCGGCTCGGTCGTGGAGTTCCTT harbors:
- a CDS encoding WYL domain-containing protein; the protein is MLPSRLRHRVHALHAYTVAVHGRGPTVDADVLTTVAGACRGHEQLRFDYRTHDGAARVRRAEPYRLVHTRGHWYLVAWDVDRDDWRTFRVDRIAPRTPTGPRFTPRALPDRGDVASYVTSGVESAMWRYRARVRLHAPVAAVADRLPTAVRVEPADAQTCVMHAGADTLEMLAHYIGLLGV